The genomic stretch GGCGACGAGGAAGCAGCGCTTGGTCCCGATGCGGTCGCCGATCCAACCCGAGGCGGGGATCCACACCGCGAGGCTGAGGACGTAGGCGATCACCGTCCACTGCACCGAGGAGAGGGGCGCAGCGAACTCTCGCGAGAGGGTGGGCAGCGCGACGTTCACGATGTGGTTGTCCATCGCGCTCATGAACATCGAGGTGACGTAGGCCATCGCGGTCGCCTGCTGCACGCTGATCCGGTGCCTCGGTGCCGCCTGCGGGGGCTGCGAGGGAGTGCCGACGAGCGCGCCAGGCGGCGCGGCGGGAGGTGCGTCGCGCATGGACCACCGTACAGCCGGGCCCCGCAGGGCCCGATTCCGCGTGCTCAGCGCAGCCCGGCGAAGAGGTCGTCCTCGGGGACGGTGCTCCCTGTGCGGTCGAACTCACGGACGTAGCGCTCGGTGCCGAACATCGAGTCGAAGGTCTCCCGCTTCAGGCGGAGGAAGAAGGAGCTGTCGGTCTGGCTCCCGTGCGCCGCGAGGGCGCGGAACTTCGCGTCGGCGAAGTCCGAGCAGTCGACGGTAGCGGCGATGCGCTCATCGGGGACGCCGAAGTCCGGCGGGACCCCCTCCTCGCGCTCCTCCTGCTCGGGCATCTCGATCCCCGCCTCCTGCAGCGCTTCGGCGAAGCGGCCGAGGACGGAGTAGGGGATCGCCGGGTAGTAGAGCTTCTCGACGACGTCCCCGGTGAGCGCGATCGCCGTGCGGGTGATGCGGTGCGCCTGGATGTGGTCAGGGTGGCCGTAAAAGCCGTTGTCGTCGTAGGTGACGACCACCTGCGGCCGGTAGCGCGCGAGCAGCGCGGCGAGCGGCGCGGCGGCCTCGTCCACCGACATCTGCCAGAAGACGCCGGGAGCCTCGTTCTGCGGCCAGCCCATCATCCCCGAGTCGTGGTAGCCGAGCTGCTCCGCCACGGTGACCCCGAGGATCCGGCAGCTCTCAGCGAGCTCCCGCGCGCGCAGCGCCACCACCGCCGCCTCGTCGTGGCCCTCCTCCCCCGGCTTCACCCCGCCGGGGCCGTCGCCGAACTCACCCCTGGTGCAGGTCACGAGGACCGTGCGGATCCCCTCCGCCGCACAGCGGGCGAGGACCCCGCCGGTCGAGGAGGCCTCGTCGTCGGGGTGGGCGTGCACGGCCATCAGGGTGAGTGGATCGGATCGGGTCACGGGGCTCCCATCGCTCGTTGGCCCCACATGCTAAGGAGCCGTCACGCGGCCTCCGGCGGTGCACGGCACGCCGTCGCGGTGCTAAGAGGGGGTGAGCACGGTGGCCGGGCGGCCGCCGTCACGAGGGGGTGGGCCGTGACGACCGAGCTGTTCCAGGAGCCTGCGAGCGAGAGTGAGCGCGCCGGACTGCAGAAGGGCAAGGCACAGCTCTCCAACTTCGAGAAGTTCCTCGTCTCGGAGAACATCCCGGTGCACCGCGGGATCG from Acidimicrobiales bacterium encodes the following:
- a CDS encoding PIG-L family deacetylase, which produces MAVHAHPDDEASSTGGVLARCAAEGIRTVLVTCTRGEFGDGPGGVKPGEEGHDEAAVVALRARELAESCRILGVTVAEQLGYHDSGMMGWPQNEAPGVFWQMSVDEAAAPLAALLARYRPQVVVTYDDNGFYGHPDHIQAHRITRTAIALTGDVVEKLYYPAIPYSVLGRFAEALQEAGIEMPEQEEREEGVPPDFGVPDERIAATVDCSDFADAKFRALAAHGSQTDSSFFLRLKRETFDSMFGTERYVREFDRTGSTVPEDDLFAGLR